From a single Calothrix sp. NIES-2098 genomic region:
- a CDS encoding amino acid adenylation domain protein, which yields MQTKTITGFRLAPQQKRLWNLQQNSSAFYSQASILIAGNLQIEILQNAIEQIVHHHQILRTKFYCLPGAKTPVMVVTDKISYDWEYRDLSNSLQADISAIAQELFWEARQVSQAEPLYLYLIKLSNQQHILIISLPALCADIRTTKNLVSQISQAYAQCCQSQKLSKEYVQYVQFSEWQNQLLEDENVAEAQEYWQQQKVISLSALKLPQELPGKQQQFVTDSYKLVIHGEFFDKIARFAQKYEITPDVILLTCWQTLIWRLTGESEIVIGTASDRRDYEELHNVLGLLATWLPIKTKFTTNLNFIEVLIAVAETLENAAEWQDYFVPEPVESNNAIAFPIGFEFVNITESKSEGKEVTFALQDIYSFIEPCKVKLTCLQCHDSLLAEFYYDLNCFSQETIQRLAKNFQTLLINIIDNPETPISQLGILSTSERQQLLVEFNRTKANYQHEKCFHQLFEEQVEKTPNQIAVVFNDEEITYQELNCKANQLARYLQNLGVKSEVVVGICVERNPKFIISLLAVLKAGGAYLPLDAKLPYEALQFRLQNAQASVLIKEEGTENSEQFLNITEVNLDSDWEQITQESTENLINNIKLENLVYVIYTSGSTGKPKGVAVEHQQLLNYLYGILPKLQLLSNASYASVSTFAADLGNTMIFPCLSSGGCLHIISWERASDPTALATYFRHHPIDCLKIVPSHLAALLSSELWEILPHQLLILGGEAADWNLIENIQKNASHCRILNHYGPTETTVGVLTYLVGEKIPETATVPIGKPIANTQIYVLDANLQPVPLGVTGELYIGGESLVRGYLNQPELKLESFITNPFTGDEQRLYKTGDRVRYLDDGNLEFLGRLDEQVKIRGYRIELGEIATALSQHPAVRESVVIVREETSKEKRLIAYIVPTSHSVSDNDFRNFLQTKLPEYMIPAAFVILKALPLTANGKLDRNALPAPEEVVSTTFIAPRTLVEEVLTGIWAQFLDVSKISINDNFFDLGGHSLLATQVISRIRTTFAVEIPLPQLFESANLATLAEQIEIAMRGEQQKIQTIKSVPRNQNLPLSFAQQRLWFFDQFEPGSPSYNLPRAVRLQGKLNINALSASLNEIIKRHEILRTSFAISYGQPIQVISPAIDLQLPIVDLQNIPPQQREAELYRLAKAEAQTGFDLTQAPLLRAKLLQLDVEDHVILMTLHHIVSDGWSTDILIREVAALYTAFCAVRPSPLPQLPIQYADFAVWQRQWLEGETLKKQLAYWQQQLSGELPILQLPTDRPRPTVQTYAGKTLSFVLPKTLSDELRTLSQQEGVTLFMTLLAAFKTLLYRYTNQTDILVGSPIANRNRAEIENLIGFFVNTLVLRSNLSGNPTFRDLLKQVRKVALGAYAHQDLPFEKLVEAIQPERNLSHNPLFQVMFVFQNVPRSTFELPDLSLSVLNVNSGTASFDLCLTMEESEQGLTGNLEYNTDLFDAERMNRLVGHFQTLLEGIIKNREQCLSDLPLLTSHEQHQLLEWGKNQALGEYLQPGLCIHQLFEAQVEKTPNAVAVVFENQQLTYQELNQKANQLAHYLQKLGVKAEVLVGLYVERSLEMVVGLLAILKAGGAYLPLDPAYPQERIAFMLTDAQVPLVLTQQKLIADLPVNSAQIICLDNFIIKESTDNIATKVSPENLAYVIYTSGSTGQSKGVMIQHQSLTNAYLAWEAAYQLQTSTSSHLQMASFSFDVFTGDLVRALCSGGKLVLCPRDLLLEPEKLYNLMLQEKIDCAEFVPAVLRNLILYLEKNHKCLDFMKLIICGSDSWYGQEYEKFRQFCGSSTRLINSFGVTEATIDSTYFETQTIDLSVEQLVPIGSPFTNTQIYILDSYFQPVPVGIIGEIYIGGVGIARGYLQRPDLTAEKFIPNLFSQKSGDIFYKTGDLGRYLGHGQIELVGRIDNQVKIRGFRIELGEIESVLNQHPEVQANVVIVRDDKPGDAFGNGFTERRLVAYVVSKSKPDINNSALRSFLQDKLPNYMLPTAFVILDKLPLTPNGKVDRKALPVPDTNTGWETSYVPPRTPIEQIIADIWADVLGQEEVGIYDNFFELGGHSLLATQVISRLRTAFKIDLPLRSLFENPRLTNIVGRIEEILTVQQLQAVPVQMEEDREEIEL from the coding sequence ATGCAAACTAAAACTATTACCGGCTTTCGGCTCGCACCTCAACAAAAAAGATTGTGGAATTTACAACAAAATAGTTCTGCGTTCTACTCGCAAGCTAGTATTTTGATTGCAGGTAATCTTCAAATAGAGATATTGCAAAATGCTATTGAACAGATCGTCCATCATCATCAAATTCTGAGAACAAAATTTTATTGCCTACCTGGAGCCAAAACTCCAGTTATGGTAGTTACAGATAAGATTTCCTATGATTGGGAATATCGAGATTTAAGCAATTCTTTACAAGCAGATATTTCTGCGATCGCTCAAGAATTATTCTGGGAAGCAAGACAGGTATCTCAAGCCGAACCACTGTATTTGTATCTAATTAAACTATCAAACCAACAGCATATACTAATTATTTCTCTACCTGCATTATGTGCCGATATAAGAACAACCAAAAATTTAGTTAGTCAAATTAGTCAAGCTTACGCTCAATGTTGTCAAAGTCAGAAGTTGAGCAAAGAATACGTACAATATGTACAATTTTCTGAATGGCAGAATCAATTACTAGAAGATGAAAATGTAGCAGAAGCTCAAGAGTATTGGCAACAACAAAAAGTTATCTCATTATCAGCCTTAAAATTACCTCAGGAACTGCCAGGAAAACAGCAGCAATTTGTAACTGATAGTTATAAATTAGTTATTCATGGGGAATTTTTTGATAAAATCGCTCGCTTTGCACAAAAGTATGAGATAACGCCTGATGTCATCTTACTAACCTGTTGGCAAACATTAATTTGGCGGCTAACAGGAGAATCAGAAATAGTCATTGGCACAGCAAGCGATCGCCGTGACTATGAAGAGCTACATAATGTACTTGGCTTATTAGCAACTTGGCTACCAATTAAAACTAAATTCACAACTAATTTAAACTTTATAGAAGTATTAATAGCAGTAGCAGAAACATTAGAAAATGCTGCGGAATGGCAAGATTATTTTGTTCCTGAACCTGTAGAGTCAAATAATGCGATCGCTTTTCCTATTGGCTTTGAATTTGTAAATATTACTGAATCTAAATCCGAGGGTAAAGAAGTAACTTTTGCTTTACAAGACATCTACAGCTTTATTGAACCTTGTAAAGTAAAACTCACTTGTTTGCAATGCCATGATAGTTTATTAGCAGAGTTTTATTACGATCTTAATTGCTTTTCTCAGGAAACAATTCAACGGCTAGCAAAAAATTTTCAAACATTATTGATAAATATTATCGATAATCCCGAAACGCCTATCAGTCAATTAGGCATACTCAGCACCAGCGAACGCCAACAATTATTAGTTGAGTTTAACCGAACAAAAGCTAACTACCAACATGAGAAATGTTTTCACCAGCTATTTGAAGAGCAAGTAGAAAAAACACCAAATCAAATTGCTGTGGTGTTTAATGATGAAGAAATTACATATCAAGAATTAAACTGCAAAGCTAATCAACTAGCTCGCTACTTACAAAATTTGGGAGTTAAATCTGAAGTAGTCGTAGGAATATGCGTAGAGAGAAATCCCAAATTTATCATATCCTTATTAGCTGTTCTCAAAGCTGGTGGTGCTTATCTGCCACTCGATGCCAAGCTTCCCTATGAAGCTTTACAGTTTCGCTTACAAAATGCTCAAGCATCGGTATTAATTAAGGAAGAGGGGACGGAAAATAGCGAACAGTTTTTAAACATTACAGAAGTAAATCTAGATTCCGATTGGGAACAAATCACACAAGAGAGTACAGAAAATCTCATTAACAACATCAAGCTGGAAAATCTAGTTTATGTAATCTATACTTCTGGTTCTACTGGTAAACCTAAAGGTGTTGCAGTTGAACATCAACAGTTACTAAATTACTTATACGGGATTTTACCAAAACTGCAACTTCTTAGTAATGCAAGTTACGCCAGCGTTTCCACCTTCGCCGCAGATTTAGGGAATACTATGATTTTTCCCTGTTTATCTAGTGGTGGATGTCTGCATATCATATCTTGGGAACGAGCATCAGACCCGACTGCATTAGCTACTTACTTCCGTCATCATCCTATCGACTGTTTGAAAATAGTTCCCTCTCATTTAGCAGCTTTATTAAGTTCAGAGTTATGGGAAATTTTACCTCATCAGTTACTAATTCTCGGTGGTGAGGCTGCTGATTGGAATTTGATTGAGAATATACAAAAGAATGCATCTCATTGTCGAATTCTCAATCACTACGGCCCTACAGAAACAACCGTTGGCGTACTGACTTACTTAGTAGGAGAGAAAATTCCGGAAACCGCAACAGTTCCTATCGGTAAGCCTATTGCCAACACTCAAATTTATGTATTAGATGCAAATCTGCAACCAGTTCCTTTAGGGGTAACTGGAGAACTATATATTGGCGGTGAATCCTTAGTGCGGGGATATTTAAACCAACCTGAGTTAAAGCTAGAAAGCTTTATTACTAATCCTTTTACTGGCGATGAACAGCGATTGTACAAAACAGGCGATCGCGTCCGTTATCTTGATGATGGTAATTTAGAATTTCTCGGTCGTCTTGACGAGCAAGTGAAGATTAGAGGGTACCGCATTGAACTAGGTGAAATCGCCACAGCCTTGAGTCAACACCCAGCCGTTAGAGAAAGTGTAGTTATTGTTAGGGAAGAGACATCAAAAGAAAAGCGCCTGATCGCCTACATAGTTCCTACATCTCATTCAGTATCAGATAATGACTTCCGCAACTTCCTACAAACAAAGTTGCCGGAGTACATGATACCCGCAGCCTTTGTCATCCTCAAAGCTTTACCTCTCACCGCTAACGGTAAATTAGACCGTAACGCCCTACCCGCACCAGAAGAAGTAGTTAGCACAACCTTTATTGCTCCTCGTACTCTTGTAGAAGAAGTATTGACAGGTATTTGGGCGCAATTTTTGGACGTATCAAAGATAAGTATTAACGATAACTTCTTTGATTTAGGCGGACACTCCCTACTAGCTACTCAAGTAATTTCTCGCATTCGTACTACCTTTGCTGTAGAAATACCCTTACCACAACTATTTGAATCTGCAAATTTAGCAACACTAGCAGAGCAGATTGAAATAGCAATGCGAGGCGAACAACAAAAAATTCAAACTATTAAATCCGTTCCGAGAAATCAAAATTTACCTTTATCCTTTGCTCAACAAAGACTATGGTTTTTTGACCAATTTGAACCAGGTAGCCCATCATATAATCTGCCCAGAGCAGTACGTTTACAGGGAAAACTGAATATCAATGCACTTTCAGCCAGCCTCAACGAAATTATCAAACGACATGAGATTTTGCGGACAAGCTTTGCAATATCTTATGGGCAACCAATCCAGGTAATTTCACCTGCGATCGATTTACAATTACCAATAGTAGATTTACAAAATATTCCACCACAACAGCGAGAAGCAGAACTATATCGCCTTGCTAAAGCAGAAGCACAAACAGGATTTGACCTGACACAAGCACCATTATTACGGGCGAAATTGCTGCAATTAGATGTGGAAGACCATGTAATTTTAATGACGCTACATCATATTGTTTCTGATGGTTGGTCAACGGATATATTAATTCGGGAAGTAGCTGCACTATATACAGCTTTCTGTGCTGTTAGACCTTCTCCTTTGCCACAATTACCTATACAATACGCCGACTTTGCAGTTTGGCAACGACAATGGTTAGAAGGAGAAACATTAAAAAAACAACTTGCTTATTGGCAGCAGCAACTATCTGGTGAACTTCCCATATTACAACTACCTACTGACCGTCCTCGCCCGACAGTTCAAACTTATGCAGGAAAAACTCTATCTTTTGTATTACCAAAAACTTTAAGTGATGAATTAAGAACTCTGTCACAGCAAGAGGGTGTCACCTTATTTATGACACTGTTGGCGGCGTTTAAAACTTTACTATATCGCTATACAAATCAAACTGATATTTTAGTTGGTTCGCCTATTGCTAACAGAAATAGAGCAGAAATCGAAAATTTAATTGGTTTCTTTGTGAATACTTTAGTATTGCGAAGTAACCTGTCTGGTAATCCTACTTTTCGGGATTTGCTCAAACAAGTAAGGAAAGTAGCACTAGGGGCTTACGCTCATCAAGATTTACCTTTTGAGAAATTAGTAGAAGCAATCCAACCGGAACGCAATTTGAGTCACAATCCTTTATTTCAGGTGATGTTTGTGTTTCAAAACGTTCCTAGAAGTACCTTTGAATTACCAGATTTGAGTTTGTCAGTTTTAAATGTCAATAGTGGAACCGCTAGCTTTGATTTATGCCTGACAATGGAAGAATCAGAGCAAGGTTTAACAGGAAATTTGGAGTACAATACCGACCTATTTGATGCAGAAAGAATGAATCGCTTGGTCGGACATTTCCAAACGTTACTAGAAGGTATTATCAAAAATAGAGAACAATGTTTAAGCGATTTACCTCTATTAACATCTCACGAACAACACCAATTACTAGAATGGGGTAAAAATCAGGCGTTAGGAGAATATTTACAACCGGGTTTGTGTATTCACCAGTTGTTTGAGGCGCAAGTGGAGAAAACGCCGAATGCTGTAGCGGTAGTATTTGAAAATCAACAATTAACTTATCAGGAATTAAACCAAAAAGCTAACCAGCTAGCTCACTATTTACAAAAGCTAGGAGTTAAAGCAGAGGTATTGGTAGGGCTGTATGTAGAGCGTTCTTTAGAAATGGTAGTTGGACTATTGGCTATTCTCAAAGCCGGTGGTGCATACTTACCTCTCGATCCAGCTTATCCCCAAGAGCGTATCGCCTTTATGTTAACCGATGCTCAAGTACCTCTAGTATTGACACAACAAAAACTCATTGCAGATTTACCAGTAAATTCAGCCCAAATTATCTGTTTAGATAATTTCATAATTAAAGAATCAACAGACAATATTGCTACCAAAGTCAGCCCAGAAAATCTTGCTTATGTCATCTATACATCTGGGTCTACAGGACAATCTAAAGGCGTGATGATTCAACATCAGAGCCTAACAAATGCCTATCTAGCCTGGGAAGCAGCATATCAACTGCAAACTTCTACTAGTTCCCATTTACAAATGGCTAGTTTTTCCTTTGATGTGTTTACTGGAGACTTAGTTCGCGCCCTTTGTTCTGGCGGAAAACTCGTACTCTGTCCTCGCGATCTATTGCTAGAACCAGAGAAACTTTATAATTTAATGCTGCAAGAAAAGATTGATTGTGCAGAATTTGTACCAGCAGTATTAAGAAATTTAATTCTCTATTTAGAAAAGAACCACAAGTGTCTAGATTTTATGAAATTAATCATTTGTGGTTCTGATAGTTGGTATGGGCAGGAATATGAAAAATTTCGCCAATTTTGTGGAAGTTCAACTCGGTTAATTAATTCCTTTGGTGTGACAGAAGCAACTATTGACAGTACTTATTTTGAAACGCAGACAATAGACTTATCTGTTGAACAATTAGTTCCTATTGGTTCCCCCTTTACTAACACGCAAATCTATATTCTTGATAGCTATTTTCAGCCTGTACCTGTGGGCATAATTGGTGAAATTTATATTGGTGGGGTTGGTATAGCTAGGGGTTATTTACAACGACCAGATTTAACTGCGGAAAAATTTATTCCTAATCTATTTAGTCAAAAATCAGGAGATATCTTTTATAAAACTGGAGATTTAGGTCGTTATCTTGGTCACGGACAGATTGAGTTAGTTGGACGGATTGACAATCAAGTAAAAATTCGTGGTTTTCGCATTGAATTAGGTGAAATTGAATCAGTATTAAATCAGCATCCAGAAGTACAAGCAAATGTGGTTATAGTCAGGGATGATAAACCAGGCGATGCCTTTGGCAACGGTTTTACCGAACGCCGCTTAGTAGCTTATGTAGTTAGTAAATCAAAGCCAGATATTAATAATTCTGCACTCCGTAGTTTTTTACAAGATAAACTACCAAATTATATGTTACCAACGGCGTTTGTCATATTAGATAAATTGCCTTTAACCCCCAATGGCAAAGTAGACCGTAAAGCTTTACCAGTACCAGATACAAACACTGGATGGGAAACAAGTTATGTTCCACCCCGCACGCCAATAGAACAGATAATCGCTGATATTTGGGCTGATGTATTAGGACAAGAAGAAGTAGGAATTTATGACAACTTCTTTGAGTTGGGGGGACATTCACTTTTAGCTACGCAAGTTATTTCTCGATTGCGTACAGCCTTCAAAATTGATTTACCTTTACGTAGTTTATTTGAAAATCCGAGACTTACAAATATAGTTGGGCGCATAGAAGAAATTCTCACAGTGCAACAGTTGCAAGCTGTACCCGTGCAAATGGAAGAAGACAGAGAGGAAATAGAACTATGA
- a CDS encoding amino acid adenylation domain-containing protein has product MKAIAEFLSYLCTQDIKLWVENDCLRCSAPKEALTPDIKAELVARKAEILAFISQANQALKASSESIQPVAHQGNIPLSFAQQRLWFFSKLEPESSAYNIPAAVKLTGKLNIVALSKSINEIIRRHEILRTTFTIVDGEPIQVISHDENFTLTIIDLQPFAEAQKQQEVRKLAALEAQKPFDLVKGPLVRASLLQLAETDYVVLLIVHHIVSDGWSTGIFIQELTALYTAYSQSQPSPLPKLPIQYADFTIWQRKRLQGELLQTQLNYWKQELGGDLPILELPTDYPRPAIQSNNGATQPFQLSKFLTEKLQDLSKQEGVTLFMTLLAAFKVLLYRYTQQEEIIVGTPIANRDRTEIESLIGFFVNTLVLRTNLGNNPSFKELLQQVREVTLGAYAHQELPFEKLVEELQPGRNLSHNPLFQVMFILQNAATEVLHLPELSIEPLTAEKNTANFDLTLSLTETEAGLKGDLEYNTDIFNSARINRMLGHFQVLLEGIVANPNRHLSELPLLTVNEQHQLLTDWSYLKIDYPQYQCIHQLFEAQVEITPDAIAVVFGNEYLTYQELNQKANNLAYYLQLLGVKPEVCVGICVEKSLEMVIGILGILKAGGAYLPLDPSYPKERLAFMMQDAQVSVLLTQTDLLQSLPMLPNQIINLDRDWQQIAQLPSSNPVNTHLEAANLAYIIYTSGSTGKPKGVMIQHSSLINAYFAWETTYQLRTNATSHLQMASFSFDVFSGDWIRALCSGGKLVLCPKDLLLSPEQLYQLIQKEKVDCAEFVPAVLRNLIKFLEHSQQRLDFMRLLICGSDSWNSNEYRKFLQFCSPQTRLINSYGLTEATIDSSYFETTAQNLTIEKLLPIGRPFPNTQFYILDKYLQPVPIGVAGELYIGGLNLARGYKNRPDLTAEKFIPHPFSQNSGDRLYKTGDLVRYLPDGNIEFIQRIDNQVKIRGFRIEISEIESAITQYSEIREAIVILREDRQDDKHIVAYVVPQSTEISILELRNFLKLQLPSYMIPTAFVVLEKILLTPNGKIDRRALPAPDPIRQLEETTSLTLTPVQEMLVGIWADILGIRQLGIYNNFFELGGHSLLATRVISQIRKAFQVDLPLRCLFESPTVAELANKIEHHIKSNLKVKLPHIGQTFRPANIPLSYAQQRLWYLHQIEFNNTAYNIFEAVHIIGSLNIAALKQSLNEVICRHEILRTNFIVEQGQPIQVISTSLNLELPIIDISNLLDNERQQTAEILAKQEAEKPFNLDTEPLLRVTLLRLSETEHVLLFTMHHIISDGWSMAVLIKEIVALYQAFSANQPSPLSEIPIQYADFAIWQHQWLQEQVLDKLLSYWQQQIQNLPTIKLATDYPRPLAPTYQGAAQSFTLSSTLSQQIKVLSNQQGVTLFMTLLAAFATLMHYYSEQDDIVIGTDVANRNQAETEGLIGFFVNQIVLRTKFDNDPSFQDLLKIVREMTLDAYAHQDLPFDKLVEAINPERNLHITPLFQVKLILQNTPQTHLNIPGLTFQTLETETKTVTFDLLFDIRDTEQGLMGLLKYSTDLFVEKTITRMLANFETILSEIVNVPNTKISELKKSLAQAEKQDRLTQEITYQNSLKQKLNNIRRRSTNSNI; this is encoded by the coding sequence ATGAAAGCGATCGCAGAATTTTTGTCTTACCTTTGCACCCAGGATATAAAATTATGGGTTGAGAATGACTGTCTGCGTTGTAGTGCGCCTAAAGAAGCCCTCACACCAGATATCAAAGCAGAATTAGTAGCACGCAAAGCAGAAATTTTAGCTTTTATTAGCCAAGCAAATCAGGCTTTAAAAGCTTCTTCAGAATCTATTCAACCTGTTGCCCATCAGGGAAATATACCTCTGTCTTTTGCTCAACAGCGACTTTGGTTTTTTAGCAAATTAGAACCAGAGAGTAGCGCTTACAATATACCTGCGGCTGTCAAACTCACAGGTAAATTAAATATAGTAGCACTGTCCAAAAGCATCAATGAAATTATCAGACGGCACGAAATATTAAGAACTACATTTACTATAGTAGATGGCGAACCAATACAAGTAATTAGCCACGATGAAAACTTTACTTTGACAATTATAGATTTACAGCCATTTGCAGAAGCACAAAAACAGCAAGAAGTTCGCAAACTTGCTGCTTTAGAAGCACAAAAACCCTTCGATTTAGTCAAAGGCCCGCTAGTAAGAGCCAGTTTACTTCAATTAGCAGAAACAGACTATGTGGTCTTGTTAATCGTGCACCATATTGTTTCTGATGGTTGGTCTACAGGGATATTTATTCAAGAACTCACAGCACTGTACACAGCTTACTCTCAAAGTCAGCCTTCCCCACTTCCTAAACTACCTATTCAGTATGCAGACTTTACAATTTGGCAAAGAAAACGGTTGCAAGGCGAATTGTTGCAAACCCAACTCAATTACTGGAAACAGGAGTTGGGCGGTGATTTACCAATCTTAGAATTACCTACTGACTATCCTCGACCTGCAATTCAATCTAACAATGGTGCAACACAGCCATTCCAATTATCTAAGTTCCTGACAGAGAAACTCCAAGACTTGTCAAAGCAGGAAGGAGTAACCTTATTTATGACTCTGCTAGCAGCATTTAAAGTGTTGTTATATCGCTACACTCAGCAGGAAGAAATTATAGTAGGTACTCCGATTGCTAACCGCGATCGCACAGAAATTGAAAGTTTAATTGGCTTTTTTGTCAATACTTTAGTACTGCGGACAAACCTTGGCAATAATCCCTCTTTTAAAGAACTGTTACAGCAGGTACGTGAAGTCACTTTAGGTGCTTATGCTCACCAAGAATTACCTTTTGAAAAGTTGGTAGAAGAACTACAACCAGGACGAAATTTAAGCCATAACCCTTTGTTTCAGGTGATGTTTATTCTTCAGAATGCTGCAACAGAAGTTTTACATCTGCCAGAGTTAAGCATAGAACCATTAACAGCAGAAAAAAATACTGCTAATTTTGATTTAACACTTTCTTTGACTGAGACAGAGGCAGGATTAAAAGGAGATTTAGAATACAACACAGATATATTTAATTCTGCTCGCATCAACCGCATGTTGGGACATTTTCAAGTTTTGTTAGAAGGAATTGTTGCTAACCCCAATCGGCATCTGTCAGAATTGCCATTATTAACAGTAAACGAACAACATCAACTGTTAACAGATTGGAGTTATCTCAAAATTGATTACCCTCAATACCAGTGCATTCATCAATTATTTGAAGCACAAGTAGAAATCACACCTGATGCTATTGCGGTGGTATTTGGAAATGAATATTTAACCTATCAAGAACTCAATCAAAAAGCCAATAATCTCGCATATTACCTGCAACTACTGGGAGTCAAACCAGAGGTATGCGTGGGTATTTGTGTCGAAAAATCCTTAGAGATGGTAATAGGTATATTGGGAATTTTAAAAGCAGGTGGAGCTTATTTACCCTTAGATCCAAGTTACCCAAAAGAACGGTTGGCTTTCATGATGCAAGATGCACAAGTTTCTGTTTTGCTGACACAAACAGACTTGTTACAAAGTCTTCCTATGTTACCTAACCAAATCATAAATTTAGATCGAGATTGGCAGCAAATTGCACAATTACCATCTTCTAATCCAGTTAATACTCACTTAGAAGCAGCTAATCTTGCTTATATCATCTATACCTCTGGTTCGACGGGTAAACCAAAGGGAGTAATGATTCAGCATTCTAGCCTAATAAATGCTTATTTTGCTTGGGAAACAACCTACCAATTGCGAACAAATGCAACATCTCATCTCCAAATGGCTAGCTTTTCCTTTGATGTTTTTTCTGGCGATTGGATTCGTGCTTTATGTTCTGGTGGCAAATTAGTTTTATGTCCCAAAGATTTGTTACTATCACCGGAACAGTTATATCAACTAATACAAAAAGAAAAAGTAGATTGTGCAGAGTTTGTACCAGCAGTTTTAAGAAATTTAATTAAGTTTCTTGAGCATAGCCAACAGCGTTTAGATTTTATGCGTTTGTTAATTTGTGGCTCTGATAGCTGGAATAGTAACGAATATCGCAAATTTTTACAATTCTGTAGTCCTCAAACTCGGTTAATCAACTCCTATGGTTTGACAGAAGCTACTATAGATAGTTCTTATTTTGAAACAACAGCACAAAATTTAACCATTGAAAAATTACTGCCCATAGGTCGGCCATTTCCTAATACTCAATTTTATATTTTGGATAAATATTTACAACCAGTACCCATAGGAGTTGCTGGAGAACTTTATATTGGTGGTCTTAATCTAGCTAGAGGCTATAAGAATCGACCTGATTTAACTGCCGAGAAATTTATCCCTCATCCATTTAGCCAGAATTCAGGCGATCGTTTATATAAAACTGGTGATTTAGTTCGCTATTTACCAGATGGTAATATCGAATTTATCCAACGCATTGATAACCAAGTTAAAATCAGAGGTTTCCGCATAGAAATTAGTGAGATTGAGTCAGCAATTACTCAATACTCAGAAATTCGAGAAGCTATAGTTATTCTTAGAGAAGATAGACAAGATGATAAACATATTGTGGCTTATGTTGTTCCCCAGTCTACAGAAATTTCTATTTTAGAATTACGTAACTTCTTAAAACTTCAATTGCCAAGTTACATGATACCAACTGCCTTTGTAGTGTTAGAGAAAATTCTTCTGACACCCAATGGCAAAATCGACCGTCGCGCCTTACCTGCACCCGATCCAATACGGCAGCTAGAAGAAACTACTTCCCTAACTTTGACCCCAGTTCAAGAAATGCTTGTTGGTATTTGGGCTGATATTTTAGGTATAAGACAACTTGGTATTTACAATAACTTTTTTGAACTAGGTGGTCATTCTCTATTAGCAACTCGTGTTATTTCTCAAATTCGCAAAGCTTTTCAAGTAGACTTACCCTTGCGTTGTTTATTTGAATCGCCAACAGTCGCAGAATTAGCCAACAAAATTGAGCATCATATAAAAAGTAATTTAAAAGTTAAATTACCTCATATAGGACAAACTTTTAGACCAGCTAATATTCCACTTTCATACGCTCAACAAAGGCTATGGTATCTCCACCAAATAGAATTTAATAATACTGCATATAACATCTTTGAAGCTGTACATATCATTGGTTCGTTGAATATTGCTGCCTTAAAACAAAGCCTTAATGAAGTTATTTGCCGCCACGAAATTCTCCGAACTAATTTTATTGTAGAACAGGGACAACCAATCCAAGTTATTAGCACATCTCTCAATTTAGAATTACCTATTATAGACATAAGCAACCTATTAGATAACGAAAGACAACAAACAGCCGAAATATTAGCGAAACAAGAAGCAGAAAAGCCATTTAATTTAGATACAGAGCCACTATTAAGAGTGACGCTTTTACGACTATCTGAAACAGAACATGTGCTGCTTTTCACGATGCACCACATTATTTCTGATGGCTGGTCTATGGCAGTCTTAATTAAAGAAATAGTAGCCCTATATCAAGCATTTTCTGCTAATCAGCCTTCTCCACTTTCAGAGATTCCAATTCAATACGCCGATTTTGCTATTTGGCAACATCAATGGTTACAAGAACAAGTTTTAGACAAACTTCTCAGTTACTGGCAACAACAAATTCAAAACTTACCAACTATTAAATTAGCCACTGACTATCCTCGACCTCTAGCACCAACATATCAAGGTGCCGCACAATCTTTCACACTCTCTTCCACATTATCTCAACAAATCAAAGTTCTGAGCAATCAACAGGGTGTAACGCTTTTCATGACATTGTTAGCAGCTTTTGCAACCTTAATGCATTACTACAGCGAACAAGATGACATTGTAATTGGTACAGATGTTGCTAACCGTAACCAAGCAGAAACTGAGGGTTTAATTGGATTTTTTGTTAATCAAATAGTATTACGTACTAAATTTGATAACGATCCTAGTTTTCAGGATTTACTAAAAATAGTTCGAGAAATGACTTTAGATGCCTACGCACATCAAGATTTGCCATTTGATAAACTTGTAGAAGCGATTAACCCAGAGCGCAATTTACATATAACTCCATTATTTCAAGTAAAATTAATTCTGCAAAATACTCCCCAAACTCATTTAAATATTCCTGGCTTAACTTTCCAAACATTAGAAACGGAAACCAAAACAGTTACCTTTGATTTACTCTTTGATATTAGAGATACAGAGCAAGGTCTGATGGGATTATTGAAATATAGTACAGACTTGTTTGTAGAGAAAACTATTACCAGAATGCTTGCAAACTTTGAGACGATTTTGAGCGAGATTGTGAATGTGCCAAATACAAAAATCAGCGAACTTAAAAAATCTTTAGCGCAAGCAGAAAAACAAGACAGATTAACTCAAGAAATAACTTATCAAAATTCTTTAAAGCAAAAATTAAACAATATTAGACGTAGGTCTACTAATTCAAATATTTAG